ACATATTCTTTATTATCTGCAAAGAATGACTAAATTGGATTGCCGCATTAAACAAGTACTTTACATTGTATCTGTTATAATATCGTGCagtgcaaaacaaaaatctgtcTCCCGCCAATAGGAATTCAAAAATAACGAGAGGGGTAAAATACCTGCACGGCAAGATGCGGACCACGTCGTTGGCCTTGTAGCCTTCGATGCACACGGCGCAGTTATCAAAGTCGGCCTCTATCTCTTGGTCGCCCTTCCTGATGGTGCGCACCTGCAGCTTGCTGATGGCCTTCTTGGCTGCGTCACCGAGGCGGCGCTGGAGAGGAGGATGGTGACTTAGGCTTGGAATTGTTGACTAATGTATACATTGTTTAGTTTGGCGCAATCTTGTGGCATATTTCGACTGGGAGAGTTCCTGAAATAGTTCACTCAAAATTCTATAGTTGACatgatcataaaaaaaaaaataaaaaaaaaaatctctttctgGTAATCAGGTGACGAATATGCGTTTGCCATCAGCCCCCGTGTGGCCATCCCAGTTGTACCTGATTGCGGTCTCGCGCGTTGGCGTATCGGAACCTCTGGATGTAGTAGAAGACGAGCCAGGCCAGCGAGATGATCATCAGCACGATGAAGGAGATGGACACAAAGACCACCGAGGTACGGCTCACATACTTCTGCAGGTTCCTGGTCCCGATGGTGATGGTCATGGTGACGGTCACGTTGCGCTCCAGCAGCGACACCACCTCACGACCTTTGGGCTCCGGAATCATGATGGCCACCACGTCGCCTGTGCCTGAGTAGGGGAGAAGGACAGCTCAAAAGGTCAGAGGGAAAATTCTGAGTGGCAACATTGCTTGAGGACGTCTCGACTGCTGACACCTTCCGCAAGCAACGTTCTCGTTTCAAGATGCTTGTTACAGCGTTTACTCCTTTGCAGACAGCTCCACTCGCCTTGCCTTTATTTCTACAAGTGACCATGAGTGTCACTTGATAGAAACGGAACAAAACATGCTACATAGAAAAGTACCCCAAAAGGTTTGGCCTGTCTGGCTTTGAGGTGAAACTTCAGGATGAACCAATACTGATCTGCAACTTTTACAGATGAACCTGATTCGACCCGCTCTGAACACTTGAACGCCTGTATCGCAAACTGTTCAATGTTGTTGTCAAATCAGTCCCAAATGGACGTCCACCCCCTTCCTTTCTGTGACTCGTCAAGTCCCTTCAGTTACAACACGCTGATTTGACGCTGAGACTCTTGCCTCCTTCTCCCGTTTGAGGGATTGTTGATCAATTGCTTGCTCTGACGATAGTCGAGAGAGATTTCCCTAGAGCATCATAGATTCACCCCGAGATATCGCACCAAATTCCGGCGATACTGGCAAGATATGTACGAATAAGCGTGAGAGGTACGAAGAAGGGTGAGAGAAGGAAGCGGTGGGCGCACCCGGATGAGGCATGGTGATGGTGTCGTTGGCGTTGGACGAGCCCACGTTGAAAATGACCACGGCCGAGGCGTTGCGCTCGGCGGCGTGCCGGATTTTGTCCCTGTACGTGCAGTTGCCGCGGGCGATCAGAGCCACCCACGCACCGGCTTGGGCTGGCACCACAAACGGGGTGGAGGGGTCGCAGGCCTGGCGATCGTGCGGAGCGGCGGGCAGGACGACTACCCCCTTGGCGTCCCGCTTGGGCGAGTGTTCCCCGTAACGCCCGCATTCGGACTTGTCGATGCGCAGCGTCTTGGTGGCGGGCTCCACGTAGGTGATGTTGACGAAAGCCGTGTACCATTCCTCCCGCTCGGCCACGGTGAAATCGAGGCACAGCAGGTGGACGAAGCAAAAGGACAGCAGCCACGTCGAGAGGGCCAGGCTGCGGCAGGCCGCCGCCACGGAACACGGAGCCATGACAGAACGGAAAGCGAGTGCTAGTCGGCCATGGGGCTTGGCGCCCGGGCGGAAGCAGGAGCGAGGCGCGTATGGATGTCCTCCGTTTGTCGCTCGCTGTCTTCCCCTCTTTCAGCTCTTGGATCCCCTGCGGCAGGCTACGTCAAGAGCAGGCGCTCGCTAGCCGCCTCCATCTGCAGCCAACAAAAACATCCGCACGAAGTCGGGGAAACGCAAACAAAGCGTCGGTGGCGCGGCGAGTCGAGTCGCTAATCAAAAGGTGGCACCTCAAAAATTGAGCTGGGGGCGTTCGCGTTTCCCGTTAAATTGTAGACGCCATTTAAACTGCATTGTTTTGACAGGGCCCCAGCTTTCCGGCAGCTCCTGATTTGACAGGGCATCAAGGTAGCGCCTCGCAGTTAGAAAAGAAGGCTACTACCGGTTGTGGGTTGTCAAAACAAAGGAAATGTAGCTCTGAGGGAGGGCATCCAAGCAGCGGTTGCAGCGGTTCGTTGGGTTTTGTACGAAGAAGTTAAATTTTTGTTAATCGCTCGTTTTAGTTTTGTTACGATCGTGGAACCGAAGAATAAAAAcagaatctttgcattttattcTGAAGTAGGAATCATTTAAACATCTGCTTTCACCAGCGTCAAATTCGAATCGCGGTGTGTTTCGAGATTATGTTGTTGCGCCACCCAGTGGTCTGGCATGCTGGACTGTATGGAGtacactgtactgtactgtatataatctacagtaaaaactacaaaacaaactgacaaataactcgttttcaaatcagacgagtaaaaactggtcaaatactaaaaaaaaagatattaaaagtgaagacaatttgcaattctagtaatgacacacgaatttgaagcacaatttgttttcgcgggccacataaaatgatgaggAGTAAATCTTTGTCAAAATGGGTAAATGAAGCATTCCTTTTTTCAGTCCACGTAAGCAGGAAATTGAGGAGTCTAGGCTCAATGTAAGAGTCGAAACGTGAAGGTAAGGATTCCTTTTAAATGCGCAACATTTCATTTCTGAAAATAAAGTAATGAATTTAAAGTTTTTCTTTGACTAGTGAATTAACCTTTATTTTGGAGAGCCAGAGCAGCCGCTGTGGGCTTGACACTTGTTTCCTTCTCAGAGAAATGCTCACTTGTGTCTTCTGTGTCGAAGTGACCAGCAGAAGCGAACGCAATGGAAAAAAGCAGACGACAAAGTCGACTTGGTATGAAAAaataacttcttttttttttaaatctatttaCCCATTTTATGTTGTAACCGATCCTGTCACGGGCCATTCTTACGCATTTTTCAACAATGCCCATTAATCCTAGTTGCTTTCTCGGCGAACGGCTCTGCGGCAATTTAAGCAAATACATCTTTGTCTTCTTATTTTTCCTCTCCATCTTCCTCCAGGTGTTGCTGCCACTCTGAAGGGAACATCTGACGAGAACCTTCCAACAGGTTACTaaccttttttcttttattttccacATTGCACGCATGACCCCAGCTGGAGACATGTCATGTGAGCCCATTTCAAGTAGATTACACATTTACCCTCGGAAGTCACCCATTAATCTTAAAGTGTGTATCAAAGTGCAGCTACAACAGGCAAATGCATGTTTTCATATGATTaacttgttgttgtttgttttctaaCACAATTGAACAATGAAACAAAATACagcctgttttgttttgtggtgtTTAGTGACTAaaacgggcggctcggtggcgcactggccagcacgtccgcctcacagttaggagggtgcgggttcgattcaacctccagccctccctgtgtagagtttgcatgttctccccgtgtccgcgtggattttctctgggcactccggttttctcccacattccaaaaacatgctgattgagcactccaaattgtccgtaggtgtgagtgcggatggttgtttgtctctgtttgccctgcgattggctggcaaccagttcagggtgtccccccgccaagtgcccgatgactgctgggataggctccagtacgcCCGCGATCCCCATAGgggcaaagcggtacagaagatggatggatggatggatggatggatggatggatggatggatggatggatggatggatactaaAACCGACTGATGTCGTTCGAAGGCATGCAGGGAGATTTGGATGATGATCCCTGACTTTTGTGCACTTTCAGCTCTGCCCGTGCGCCTGGATGCGGTCACGGGTCACGAGCGTCTTCCTGCACACGAGGAGTCGCAGGAAATGCTGCGAGGGAAACTGCGCACTCAGCAGGCTGACAGCACTGAGCTCAGCACTCTCATTGAGGTACGTCACAAAAACACACTCGGAAGGTCATTCGGGGGAAATCAGCAAGCAACAAAAACTGTGTCAAATAGGAGTTGTCTGCTCACCTCGTTGCCATTGACCGTGAAGACCAAGTGATTTTTGTCACGTTCCAAACATTCGAGGAAGTGTGGATGTTCGCAACGCACTACACACTTGGTACGTTGGCAATATTGGTGCTGTtctcccccaaaaatgtttcgTGCGCTTCTCATATCGTGTTTGTCATAGGCCGGCTTGGTCATTGCATGGAGCTTTTGTTGTTTGACAAGGAGTTGTGGCTCCTCTCCTTGGAAAACCATCTTGGAATCAAAGTTTCCGTTCCGGAGGACACTCTACATGTTCTCTACACGTGCGTCCTCATGGAAGAAGGTACAAAGTGGGTGGTAGTCATGAacaaacacacaacaacaaaacaatacagTCGTCTAAAATGACATCCAAAACATGACTTCAAGTCAAAGTGAAGTGGATACATTTGTTATACATATTTATCTGCAAATCCTGACACATGGTGACTCGAGTCAGGTGACACGAATCCCTTCGAGTGTCACTTGATCGCAAATAGCGAGTTGTGATGATCTGTGTCGTCAGCGTCAGTGTTTGCTCGCTGCACCGCCAGTCGGATGTTTGATAGTTGCACCTCCAGACCCGACCTGTACCTGGAGCAGGGAGACGTCGCGCTCTTTGAGCCTCCCTTCCGGAACTCGGGCTGGACAGTCCTTTGCTTGTCCGACGGCTCCCGAGGCACCGGGGCCAAACCTGCGCTGGAGCCTGTGATACCTTTTCATCGGTGAGTTAAAACAGCAGGCACATAGAATGCAGTGTAGCTCTGTTGAGCGCAGCTTTACTGGGTTCCAGATGAGGTTCTCCTGCCGATAGGTGGGGGCGGAGAAAAATCACAACAGTAACCTGTAAAAATCTTTGGAAGTCATTCTCGTTGAAGTTGACTGTAAAACCGGCACCGAAAATGAAAGCCGTAGCGCACTCGACGATGGTGATAAAAGTGGCCGTTGGCATTCATGTGATGTTTCCGCAGGTGGTTTCTCAAGTCTTGTCCAGAGAAGATTTTGGTGGGTGATGGCAAACCGGCCCGTGACTTCCCCATGCTCTTCGGTGAGGTGGCAGTTTGGATTATTGCGATTTATCTCCACTTCTCACCCTACACACATTCAATGGTGTCTTGAGAGATGAGTGACTCTAAGTTTTTTGAGACATGAAATCGTTTTAGACTTGCTCTAGTGCAGACTTGAAATACAAGCACCGTGTCATAGCAGTTGGCTCAAACTCGACACTTTTGCCGACCATCATCACCACTGAAAAATAATGGCGAGTATTGAGGTTTTCAATAGCAGTCCCAGTTGAAGTATACTATAAAAGTGAGCAGAAAATCTGCAGAATTAGCCAATGTATTCAAAGCCACCACATAGATCAttgggacaaaagaaaaaaaagatgactacCCTTTacgccagtggttcttaacctttttccttCTTCGCACCCCATTCAATTCACCAACCAGTTCACAATGTTCAACCCAGCGTGGGACTGCGCGTCTTGGACTCGGTCTTGGCAGCTTTGCCGGAGTGCTGCGCCACGCCGCTGGAAGGTCTTTGGATTTTGGTTCCTGCTTTTGACCAAAACCGGAGGACTCGAGTGACGTGACGCGAGGTCCCTGGATTTTGGTTCCTGCTTTTGACCAAAACCCGAGGACTCGAGTGACGTGACGCGAGGTCCCTGGATTTTGGTTCCTGCTTTTGACCAAAACCCGACGACTCGAGTCACGTGACACGAGGTCTCTGTATTTTGGTTCCTGCTTTTGACCAAAACCCGACGACTCGAGTCACGTGACACGAGGTCCCTGGATTTTGGTTCCTGCTTTTGACCAAAACCCGACGACTCGAGTCACGTGACACGAGGTCCCTGGATTTTGGTTCCTGCTTTTGACCAAAACCCGACGACTCGAGTCACGTGACACGAGGTCCCTGGATTTTGGTGACTGCTTTTGACCAAAACCCGACGACTCGAGTCACGTGACACGAGGTCCCTGGATTTTGGTGACTGCTTTTGACCAAAACCCGACAACTCGAATCACGTGACACAAGGTCTCTGGATTTTCGTTACTGCTTTTGACCAAAACCCGAGGACTCGAGTCACGTGACTCGACTCCAGCCAGCCTCGAGTTTCCGAGTCACGTATGAAAGTTGGCCCACATGTCTTGAGTGTTAACTTTTTGATTGGCGTCCAGGGTTGGTGCTCAACATGCGCGGCGTGGGGTCTCCGTTGTATGGGTGACCTTCGCAGGGCGGCAGAGAGCTACCACGCCGCTGTGGCCATCTGCCAGGAGAACAAAGACGTGCCCAACCGAGCGATAGCGCTTGCCAACCTCGGTAACTTATCTGCTTATTAGCGTGCCTCCGATGATGACTTGAGTGGAATTGCAGTAAACGACGTGGGCAATGGCTTCTCCTCACAAAGGCCTGCTGTGTCTCAAGGCCGgagctaaaggagtcgcacggaAGCACCTGATGGAGTCCGTGCGGCTCTTTTCCTCGCTGGACGGAGGGCACGAGACGACCTTTGTCGCCGTGCTCCTGCGCCTGGGTCAACACTGGGGTGAACGAGCGGCGGATGCATTTTGGGAAAGGATGCTACGAGGTGGGCTTTGCTGCTGGCCATCAAAGCCAACCTCCCAGACTGTAAGTTGCTAAAAAGAGGACCTTCTCATAGCCAAAACGAGACATGAATTCAGACGACGACAACATCAAATCATCCCAATGTTAATATTTGCCAGGCCAGCTGATGGCGGTAAGACGTCTGTGCCACTTTTATGAGTGGGAGAAGTCCGGACCGGGCCCGGCGCGTCATCTACAGCCAGTACCAGGTCCGACTGCTTCAAGGGACACCCGACCGAGAACGGGAGGGTGACACATTGGAAGCCATCAGCCAGCTCTTCCTCTCGCTGGCCACGCAGAGGTTCCCCCACCCGGTTCGACCGCTTGACGTTCCTGTGTGGAATTCTCCCAAACGTGAGCTCCCACATCATCACGTAGGGCCTATCGCGCAGCTCTCGACCACACCAAGAGCAGTCTGGCTATTTTCATCGACCTGGGCCTGAGTGAGAAGGAAGCGTACGGATGGCTTCAAGCTGGCAAGATCTACCACCTCCTCGGCCAGGCGGAACTGGTGGAACTTTACGTACAGGTGTGGAGTACAGCTGCCAGCTGGCCCACGACATCACCAGCGTTTTTTCTGTCCTCTGATTTGTTGGTCAGACCCAAATGCAAATAGGCACTAATTGGCATTTTGGGGTCAAATTAGATGaattttgttgaatttatttttgtcttgtcGAGCTATGAAGATTGATTCCGAATTGCACTGCGGATGAGTGAAATTCCCCCGCACACATTTTTTGTCCCATGTGGTGGGCAGGTCGCACTGAATGTGGCTCTGAGCACAGGAGACAACAAGTTCATCTTGAAGATGCAGGAAGCTGCTGGAGATATCTTCTTCAACAGTCGCCATGATCAAGACAAGGCTATCATCTACTACACAGGGTACGTGCCCCCAAAACAATGTttggactctctctctctctctctctctcctctctctctctctctctctctctctctctctctctctctctctctctctctctctcctctctctctctctctctctctctctctctctctctctcttctctctctctctctctctctctctctctctctctctctctctctctctctctctctctctctctctccctcctctctctctctctctctctctctctctctctctctctctctctctctctcctctctctctctctctctctctctctctctctctctctctctctctctctcctctctctctctctctctctctccctctccctccctctctcccctctctctctctctctctctctctctctctctctctcctctctctctctcttttctcccggctcgctctctctcttttctcccggccaagtcaagtcaagttatttgtatagccctaaatcacaaagagtctcaaagggcttcacatagccaaaaaatgacaattttttCGCTCTTATTGCTACATGAGTCATTGGTCCTCAAGTTAGGCAGGAATACCCTTGCAAAAATTGAACTGCGATATTGCCAGGGAAGACTGGGATACGTGCTACAAAATGGCGTTAAAGCACCATTTTGTTGTATCACTGTGCAACCTCTCGATTAACTGTGGTTCCGTGGCACCAAGGTAGTGTAAAGTCATCTTTTCATTACTTTGGCCTGAGCACAAAAACAGAACTTGCGAGTTTTGGACAGACAGATAATGGATTGATTGAATTTGGTAGCTTTGCTCATTCGTTGTGCTCCCTGCCTGCCCTTGACGCAGGATGGCGCTCTTCCCATGGCGGACAGGTGCGGCGCCGTTTCGAGCAGGCTGAGGCTGTGCAACAAGCTGGCAGAAGTCATGTTCCAACTACAACTATACGGAGAAGCCTTGGAATTTGCTCACAGCGCTCTGGAGATCAGCGTCAAGCTAGGTAGGAACCAGAAATGGtaccaagtcacacatgtgcaagtctcaagtGAGTCTCAAGTCTTActtaaccttcaagtctcaagtaagtcccaagtcattttttttcttgggcaagtcaagtcaagtccaagtccttaaataggttaagtccaagtcaagtcaccttattattgcaattttacccACAGAATCTGATCTTAGTAACGTGAAAAGACAAGATATAAGTAACTTTAAGTAACCATCATTGTCCAATGTGTCGAACCTGTTTAAAACATATgacaataatttggatttgcactgtaattactgatactcagtaaaatacaccatggaatcaaacaaagaagacattacctcatacaatgattgacagctcaatccaaacaaatgaacgtctgccgacagtgtccgacacatttgagttgcaaatatgaaaaaataatctgaaaaaaatctgaaggAAGAAACACATTAAAGAGCATTAGAAACTTTTCATGTTTCATCTGTAACATCTGGTTGATGTTACAGATGAAACCCGAGCTCTATAAACTTCAAACGGACAAAGTTTGAAGTTGTCGCCTGGCTGTCTGAAATGTCTCTGTTGCATATCTTGCACTGTGCCGTCCGTCTTTTGCCGTCATAAAGGTAATTCCGATAGCCGAAGGCACCgctcccgctgacatgtttgtgcatgtctgatataaaggggcgtgattctccaataaacGCGTTAGGTAGGTAGAGAGGgcacgactgattgattgacagggtagcgatccaatcatgacaacgccattctcagcctgcgctcctaccgtgttatcgatattacttttttaaatgtattattaatttcatattcaaactgaaaacataaactaaataacactcaagtcatcgtgtctcaagtcaagtcaagtcccgagtctttaactCCCAAGTCGAgtctcatgttttttttatttttgtcaagtcaagtcacaagtcatcaaaacagcgactcgagtcgactcgagtccgAGTCGCAGTGACTCGAGTCGACTCTCgtccaagtcacagtgactcgagtccccatctctgGTAGGCACTACCTGCACGTCTTGCTTATGGCAGCCCACATGGCACTGGTCCAAGTCCTAGTGCATTTTCATTTGCGCAAGGAAAGGGTCTGATGTTAGATTTGCCTTTCGTGGCGACCGGCCACGCTCCGTGCAGGTGAGGTCCTGAACGAGCGAGTGGCCTACCATCGTCTGGCCTCCTTGTACCACCGTTTAGGTCAGTGCGAACTGGCTGAACACTACTACCTGAAGACTCTGAGCCTCTGCCCGGCCCCTCTGCAGTTTGACGAGGAAGCCCTCTACTACGCCAGGGTATACCGGACCTTGGGGGACATCCTTTTCTACGATCTGAAGGTACTGGATTTTTGGACTCAAAGTGTGATTGTTTGGCCAGGCAGCGGGGCAAGCAAAGAATGAAGTTGGCAAATATTTGCCACATTGCCTACAAATGAAAATATGACCAACAAGGGACCCTCACCCAAAGAAATGGGTATACTCGACGTAACGTCAAAAAGAAGGCATTTGGTCGACTTTTTTTGGTCAGAGttagtttttgttttctccAGGACCCTTTTGACGCAGCGGGCTACTACCATTTTGCCCTGGCCGCAGCCATGGATGTGGGCAACAAGAAGTGGCAGCTGGTGCTGTGCACCCGCCTGGCCACCCTCTACCACAACTTCCTCATGGACCGCCAGCTCTCGCTTTCTTTTTACAAGCGATCCCGAGGCCTCGCCGCGGAGCTCAACGTGAGGAGGATGAACACGGCCGCGGACCGCGCCAACGTTCCAGTTTACTAGGTGCCGCCAGGCGACTGTCTTTGAGTAATTCCGCACTACCCTCTGACGTTTCTGTGCACTAGAAGAACTACTTTTTGTTACCGGTGAGCTGAAACTTGGCGACAACTGTGTCCTGTTAGTCGTGCCAGTTAACCTTAGTAGTAGTGCTAGCAGCAATTGCACTGGCATAGctatgattcttttattttttgtaggGGTAGGGTGGAAATACGCAAAGGGTCTCTctgaaaaatctgaaaatactTGAGTTGGTTAAAGCCCACGCAAGCACGGGGAGAGCATGCAAACATTGAGACCGGAAGAAATGAAACGTCTTGGGTACAGAAATAATCATAACTCAGTTGCTACGCGCTTCCCATGAGAAATTTGCGCCGACAAACGAGTGCACATTGGTTGGAAAAATAGCCAAAAGACCGCAATCCTTA
The sequence above is drawn from the Syngnathus scovelli strain Florida chromosome 1, RoL_Ssco_1.2, whole genome shotgun sequence genome and encodes:
- the LOC125992479 gene encoding RING finger protein 150 codes for the protein MAPCSVAAACRSLALSTWLLSFCFVHLLCLDFTVAEREEWYTAFVNITYVEPATKTLRIDKSECGRYGEHSPKRDAKGVVVLPAAPHDRQACDPSTPFVVPAQAGAWVALIARGNCTYRDKIRHAAERNASAVVIFNVGSSNANDTITMPHPGTGDVVAIMIPEPKGREVVSLLERNVTVTMTITIGTRNLQKYVSRTSVVFVSISFIVLMIISLAWLVFYYIQRFRYANARDRNQRRLGDAAKKAISKLQVRTIRKGDQEIEADFDNCAVCIEGYKANDVVRILPCRHLFHKSCVDPWLLDHRTCPMCKMNILKALGIALNADCLDDLPLDYDLAPGGGAGPLALEAVVSGAASDGTLSEGGSSVVLDPGVRRMGLPQDYHDPPDTLRDSPMTATTDTHTGELQPMVSSVSMASLVIAVETGLSDEEGSVQASHIGDKS
- the LOC125987830 gene encoding LOW QUALITY PROTEIN: SH3 domain and tetratricopeptide repeat-containing protein 1 (The sequence of the model RefSeq protein was modified relative to this genomic sequence to represent the inferred CDS: deleted 4 bases in 4 codons), whose translation is MEKSRRQSRLGVAATLKGTSDENLPTALPVRLDAVTGHERLPAHEESQEMLRGKLRTQQADSTELSTLIEELSAHLVAIDREDQVIFVTFQTFEEVWMFATHYTLGRLGHCMELLLFDKELWLLSLENHLGIKVSVPEDTLHVLYTCVLMEEASVFARCTASRMFDSCTSRPDLYLEQGDVALFEPPFRNSGWTVLCLSDGSRGTGAKPALEPVIPFHRWFLKSCPEKILVGDGKPARDFPMLFVHNVQPSVGLRVLDSVLAALPECCATPLEGLVLNMRGVGLRCMGDLRRAAESYHAAVAICQENKDVPNRAIALANLGLLCLKAGAKGVARKHLMESVRLFSSLDGGHETTFVAVLLRLGQHWVNERRMHFGKGCYEWALLLAIKANLPDCQLMAVRRLCHFYEWESPDRARRVIYSQYQVRLLQGTPDREREGDTLEAISQLFLSLATQRAYRAALDHTKSSLAIFIDLGLSEKEAYGWLQAGKIYHLLGQAELVELYVQVALNVALSTGDNKFILKMQEAAGDIFFNSRHDQDKAIIYYTGYDGALPMADRCGAVSSRLRLCNKLAEVMFQLQLYGEALEFAHSALEISVKLGEVLNERVAYHRLASLYHRLGQCELAEHYYLKTLSLCPAPLQFDEEALYYARVYRTLGDILFYDLKDPFDAAGYYHFALAAAMDVGNKKWQLVLCTRLATLYHNFLMDRQLSLSFYKRSRGLAAELNVRRMNTAADRANVPVY